The Helianthus annuus cultivar XRQ/B chromosome 15, HanXRQr2.0-SUNRISE, whole genome shotgun sequence genomic sequence aaatatatatataattacaaaAACTATTACGCATAAAGtatataaaataattataaaTCATAATAACCAAGTATATAAATAATAAGTCAGGTTTATATAATTGTAAAATTGTAACCGGTTATAGATTTGCCTCAATGCCTTTATTAGTGGCTCACTTCATAGGCTTTTGTAGGATAAAAACTCCTTGTCCTTGATCGTGTGTGTATATACATTATAACtataattattataataataataataataatttagaaATATTATTGATGATGTGACATTCTTGTTTgtttctctatatatataggCAAATGTTATTGCTTCTTCATCACAACTTAAAACATCATATCAAATCCAGCTTGCTTCTATAGTCTCTCGTCATTCTTACGCTATTTGCCACTAATATATCAATCATTCTACATATCTAGAGGCTAATCTTTGGAGTTTTAGCAACAACTAAAATATTACACCAATCAAGCATATCATGAGATTTGATGCTATCATGAAAGTGGTGGTAATGCTAGTGATCATGCTAAGACATTGTAACGGTCTTAGCATGAACTACTACATGTTGAGTTGCCCTATGGCCGAGTTCATTGTTAGAAACTCGGTCAACTCAGCTTTGAGAGCCGACCCAACACTCGCTGCGGGTCTTCTCAGGATGCACTTCCATGATTGTTTCATTGAGGTACTCGGTTTGTCTTTTGTTCGTGTAACTCtacttatgttttatgttttgtcCTCATTTAATCTTTAAAAATTGCATGTTTTACATGTAGGGTTGTGATGCATCCATTTTGCTTGATTCTACGGATGACAACACGGCGGAGAAAGATTCTCCCGCGAATTTGAGCTTGAGGGGCTACGAGGTCATCGACGATGCCAAACAACAACTTGAAAACCAGTGCCCTGGTGTCGTGTCATGTGCCGATATTGTAGCAATGGCTGCCCGTGATGCGGTTCTCTTTGTAAGTACACATATACTTAAATCCAATttaatacatatatacacataattCACACGCTCATTTCAGAACCAATAATTATATTGAGAAGTGCTAGAATCACGTAATGAAATTTTACCATTTGCTTTAAGTGTAATACAATATAACACATATATCTACCCCCAATATCTTTCTTTCTCTAATAAATCATCAATGAGCTACGTACAAGTGTTATATGTTGTTGTCGCAGTTCTCAACATAATATTGGTTCTGAAAAGAATGTGTTcctatgtatacatatatatatacggaCATGTCAGGTTTATGTGATATTGACACGTCATTTGCAATCGTGTAGAGCGCTCCGGGTCTAATTTATGATATACCAAAAGGAAGAAAAGATGGAACAAGATCCAAAATTGAAGACACAAGAAACTTGCCTCCACCAATCTTCAACAGCAGTGAACTAATTAAAATGTTTGGGCAAAAGGGTTTCACAGCTCAAGAAATGGTTGCCCTTTCTGGtacactttttatttttataaaaaaaaaagatattaatTAATATCATAAAAATCTAATACAATTTGATAAGTTTTTTCACTCAAAAGGGTTAAATGGACTAACATTGGTCATGTAGGTGGACATACACTAGGAGTGGCTCGATGTTCCGCGTTCAAGAACCGTCTAaaaaactttgactcgacacatGATGTGGACCCGAACATGGACACCCAGTTCATGAAAACGCTAGTGAAGACATGTAGCGCTGGAGACA encodes the following:
- the LOC110910562 gene encoding peroxidase 47; this translates as MRFDAIMKVVVMLVIMLRHCNGLSMNYYMLSCPMAEFIVRNSVNSALRADPTLAAGLLRMHFHDCFIEGCDASILLDSTDDNTAEKDSPANLSLRGYEVIDDAKQQLENQCPGVVSCADIVAMAARDAVLFSAPGLIYDIPKGRKDGTRSKIEDTRNLPPPIFNSSELIKMFGQKGFTAQEMVALSGGHTLGVARCSAFKNRLKNFDSTHDVDPNMDTQFMKTLVKTCSAGDTAEQPFDATRNNFDNAYYRALQRQAGLLTSDQTLMTDPNTRPIVNAYAMNQAMFFFDFQRAMVKMGQLDVKETGQVRQNCRKIN